AGGAGATGTTAACTGGAAAGAAGTTATAAGTGCTTTAAGGGAAATAAAATATGATGGTTATTTAACTGCTGAATATGGACCATATAAATTTTTCCCTGAGACAATAATTTATAATTTATCCCTTGCAATTGATAAAATTATTGGAGGGTGAAATAGTTGACATCAAAAGAAAGAATTTATGATGTTCTTTTGGGGAGAATTCCTGATAGAGTTCCTGTTTCTCTTTATAAAATAGACCCATTTGATGAAAACTCATTCTGGGCACAACATAAAAGTTTTTCTAAATTATTAGAGACAGCAAGAAATTTACAAGATACATTTTTCTTTTATAAGTTAAAGACAGGGTTTTTCTTTTCCTCTCCTGAATTACTTGAAATTAAAGTAGAAGAATATCAGGATACTCCTATTTCAAAAACAATTAAAATTACTGTTATTACTGAATTAGGTCCTTTAACAAGAATTGCAAGAACATCAAATATGAGTATGCACCAATGGGTTCAAAAACCATGGATTGAAAGCGAAAAAGATATACATAAATTTTTATCTCTTCCATATTCTCCTTATACACCTGATATAAGTGAATTTTATAAATTACAAGAGAAAATAGGAGATAAAGGTATAATTGTAGTTGCTTTACCTGACCCACTTGGAGTTGTTGGTTTTCTTTTTGCCCCTGGTGATTTTTCAAAATTTGCTATAGATTACCCTGACCTTATTCATAAACTTCTTGATAAAATTTATGAGAGATTAATAAACATATATACTTTCATATCAAAAAATGTTGAAAATGTGATAATAAGAATAAGAGGAGCAGAATATGCAACTCCACCGATACTTCCAGAAGAATATTTTAATATAAAAAAGGCATTTTGGGATTTTGTTATTAGATATGATACCAATCTTATTGAAATTCTTA
The sequence above is drawn from the bacterium genome and encodes:
- a CDS encoding uroporphyrinogen decarboxylase family protein is translated as MTSKERIYDVLLGRIPDRVPVSLYKIDPFDENSFWAQHKSFSKLLETARNLQDTFFFYKLKTGFFFSSPELLEIKVEEYQDTPISKTIKITVITELGPLTRIARTSNMSMHQWVQKPWIESEKDIHKFLSLPYSPYTPDISEFYKLQEKIGDKGIIVVALPDPLGVVGFLFAPGDFSKFAIDYPDLIHKLLDKIYERLINIYTFISKNVENVIIRIRGAEYATPPILPEEYFNIKKAFWDFVIRYDTNLIEILKKGKKNYICYHWHDHIDDLISYVMKLGIHIIEPISNTFEKPNFILKIRKIVGDEVVIMGGVDAIDMEFKTPEEITQLVKETIIQGGRKGRFILIPSDIPESAPLTPELERNYITFLQAAIQYGKYPL